GGGTCAGGAGTTGAGCTCCGCGAGGACCCGGAGCGTGGCGGGGTCCGGCGCCGTGACCAGCAGGTCGGTGACCGGGCCCTTGCGCCATGCGGCGAGCCGTTCGGCGATCCGCTCGCGCGGGCCGACCAGCGAGATCTCGTCGGCGAAGGCGTCCGGCACGGCGAGCACGGCCTCCTGGCGCCGCCCGGCCGCGAACAGCTCCTGGATGTGCCGCGCCTCCGCCTCGTACCCCATGCGCCCCATGAGGTCGGCGTGGAAGTTGCGGGCCGCGTGCCCCATGCCGCCGATGTAGAAGCCGAGCATGGCCTTGACCGGCAGCAGGCCCTCGGCGACGTCGTCGCAGAGCTGGGCGCGGACCATCGGGGCGACCAGGAAGCCCTCGCGGAGCCGCTCGGGCAGGGCGTAGACCTCGGCCCAGCGCCCGGGCGACCAGTAGAGCGGCAGCCAGCCGTCGGCGATCTCGACGGTCTGGGCGATGTTCTTCGGGCCCTCGGCGCCCAGCAGGACCGGCAGGTCGGCCCGGAGCGGGTGGGTGATCGGCTTCAGCGGCTTGCCGAGCCCGGTGCCGTCGGCGCCGGTGTACGGGTGGGAGTGGTGGCGCCCGTCGAGCGTCACCGGCCCCTCGCGCCGCAGCACCTGTCGGATCACGTCCACGTACTCGCGGGTCGCGGTGAGCGGCGAGCGCGGGAAGGGGCGCCCGTACCAGCCCTCGACGACCTGCGGCCCGGAGAGCCCGAGCCCGAGCATCATCCGGCCGCCGGAGAGGTGGTCGAGGGTGAGCGCGTGCATGGCGGTGGCGGTGGGGGTGCGGGCGGCCATCTGCGCGACGGCGGTGCCCAGCCGGATGCGGCTGGTGTGCGCGGCGATCCAGGTGAGCGCGGTGAAGGCGTCGGAGCCCCACGCCTCGGCGGTCCACACCGAGTCGTAGCCGAGCCGCTCGGCCTCGCGGGCGAGTTCGAGGTGGGTGGCGGAGGGGCCGCGGCCCCAGTAGCCGAGGGCGAGTCCAAGGCGCATGACGGCCAGCCTTCCTGACGAAGCGTCAGATCTGTGGGTCGGCCTGGACTGTACGACAACGGCCCCCCGCCCGGAAGGGCGAGGGGCCGCTGAGGGCCTGCCGGCGGGGCGGGTCAGCCGCGCTGGATGCCGGTGGTGTCCTGGAGGACGCCGCGGCGGCCGTCCTGTGTCTGCGCGACCAGGGCCTGGCCGCGCTGCTCGACCG
The DNA window shown above is from Streptomyces showdoensis and carries:
- a CDS encoding LLM class F420-dependent oxidoreductase, which translates into the protein MRLGLALGYWGRGPSATHLELAREAERLGYDSVWTAEAWGSDAFTALTWIAAHTSRIRLGTAVAQMAARTPTATAMHALTLDHLSGGRMMLGLGLSGPQVVEGWYGRPFPRSPLTATREYVDVIRQVLRREGPVTLDGRHHSHPYTGADGTGLGKPLKPITHPLRADLPVLLGAEGPKNIAQTVEIADGWLPLYWSPGRWAEVYALPERLREGFLVAPMVRAQLCDDVAEGLLPVKAMLGFYIGGMGHAARNFHADLMGRMGYEAEARHIQELFAAGRRQEAVLAVPDAFADEISLVGPRERIAERLAAWRKGPVTDLLVTAPDPATLRVLAELNS